A stretch of DNA from Schistocerca americana isolate TAMUIC-IGC-003095 chromosome 3, iqSchAmer2.1, whole genome shotgun sequence:
gagtacagTGAAGAGATAACAACGAGAACCCAGGAAGTGCTCAAGTCGGCAGGCAACAGGGAACGGAGCAGGCCACGGCTGTGGGACAGTGGGGTGGAGTCTCCCGGCGCGCACGGCGAGAAATGGGCCGCCCTGTTTCGTGTGCGGTCTGCGTCTGCAGCGACGTGACGCGCAGGGGTTatctgatatttggtttgtggggcgctcaactgcgcggtcatcagcgcccgtacaaagtccccatttttgcacagtccatttttttttacccaatccagtatagccactgtcacgaatgatgatgatgatgatgatgatgatgatgatgatgatgaggacaacacaaacacctagttcccgtgcagagaaaatccccaacccggcctggaatcgaacctcaGACCCCATGATCAAAGCAGGGGTTGTCTGAATGTTGCTTCATTATGACCAAAAAGCCGAAATTGCCAAATAGCAAACGAAATGGTACAGCCCGTAATGGGCAATGTTTTCTTTTAAGAACTAGTTTTCATTTGAAACTGTATACCTTTACGGGTCAACCAGGAACCTAAATTGTTGCTAATCTCTGACCTTCCAGGGCTCGTAGAACAGCTTTGGCATCTACGAGTACTAGAGGGGATGGACATAAAAGCGGAAATACCCAGAACACGACACATTACCATGCTACGGTGTAGGAAAagggttggcattcaaaacaacttccagtcgtctcggaatagatGTATAAAGGTGTTGtatggaatcttataccattctttgtgcaaaatagtggcaagtccagGTAACAATGACGGAGGTGCATAGCGATCTCTCCAAAGTACACCATAAAGTCTCAATGATACTCAAATCTGATGAGTGTGGTGGCCGGGGAAAATGCTACATTTCATTCTCGTCCTCGTACAATCAGTCCTGGCCAATGTGCGCTGTGTGACAGGGACCGTatggtcttggaacacagcatcaccactggggaacaaacactgaaCCACGGGCTGGACTtgatcagctaaaatggtcacataacccttgACAGTAATGCACCATTGCAGAGTGATGATGGACCTTGGAACACCACGATACGGCTGCTCTAATCGTGACCAAACCCCCACAACGTTTCACTCTTAGGATGTAATCTCTGCCAGAAGTTTGAAACTTTCGGTCCTTGgcagtacttttggggcagccaccacaaattgtataaagcgtgggtagtgactaggatgtagctatgtctgttggccgaaaaaaattaatgacaagaattgcgccagctagaatgaaaaGATAACTTATCTCCATTTCTGACGAAACAtacaccagcaatacaagtccaggTAATATCCAAGAgaaatccgtgtactgagcctagtccaatacaatagcaaatatcacactgcaatggctctgcTATAatctccacgaaaggctagcaatagacaatcgacaatagactgtcttggtttttctttctttattgtgatttcattcccctgccccatatgggcaggggagggctgtcagtggcacaatccgccgctcttcagccgagtgacataacaacttaaaataagaataaaatgttacatacagaaggcgagaaaggggaacttaaaacagaataatgggagaaaatggaggtaaaaaatagactaatacggagacgttcatggaggacagtgaAAAGTccccagaaagttaaaaaacacagttggtaagtcttcaaaactcagagaagacactgaatggaaaTGCACacattaaaagtcggccacagtagtaaaaacactctggaacaacacacttaaaacccacttggagcacacacgatgaagaataaacctGCCAGgcaggacctgccgagggaaagggcagagaggatggaaaaggaggggagagcatggggcagcaggggaagcagcGGGATGAAGAGGGAGGGCCATCAGTGGGCaggagaggcaggagacacgtggggcggggaGGAAGagagaagacagggcaggagggagtgcagagacactgaaaggaggcacgagagatggagggggggaagccgctcaggaggagggagggagaggagagggagccctggggAGGAGGTAGCCCTGGGGAGGAggtaggaagatggggttagagttggtaggaagggcgaAGCTCATCGTccaggaggggtagacggtggaaggtgtgttgggaaaggaggtggaggctgtggagatggagagagggtgggacacaacggtaaaggcgcggcaactggttgggggtggagaggaagggagataccagggggtgagggggataaggcggtggacaatatatagtgtgcggatgtgttaaAGGAAAAGGAGAACGTGAGGGAAGGGGAcaaggtcgtagaggatgcgcatgggggacggaaggcagatggggaaggcgaggcagagcgcatggcattcaaggatttggagcgctttatagaactggggaggggcggaaatccaagcgacgctggcataacagaggatggggtggatcaaggatttgtaggtgtgaaggatgcagaccccacgtccggccggacaggagtttcaggaggcggaggcggttgtgagcgttgttttggatggtaaggaggtggggagtccaggtgaggtggcggtcgagtgtgaggccaagataTTTGAGGGTagaagtgaggtggataggacggccataaatggtgaggtagaaatcatggaggcggaaggagcgggtggtgcagcctatgatgatcgcctgggtcttggagggattaacacggaggaaccactggttgcaccaagtggtgaattggtcaaggtgggtttggagggtacattgggaccgTTGATGGGTAGGATAATGGGCTAGTAAGGCGGCGTCATCAGCGAActagagaagatgaacaggagggggaagtTTGGGcacatcagcagtgtacaggagatagaggagaggggaaagggcaGAACCTTGCGGTAGCTGGCAGAGGGATAGaaggtacgggagttggaattgtggatagtcacataggagggatgatgggagaggaaggaagcaatgagatggatgaagttgatggggagagcataggtctggagtttgaagaggagcccggaaTGCCAggcacggtcataggcgttctggagatcaagggaaacaaagatagcggagtgacgggagttaagttggagggaaagaagattggtaaggttaaggagctggtcgtcggtggagaaggaaggccggaagccacattgggcaagaggaaggagacggtgctggttaaggtggcggtgaatacggcgagagaggatggcctcgaagaccttactgaacacggaggtgaggcagattggacgattggaagaggtatcagaggggggtttgttaggtttagggaacagcaggacacgggaagtcttccacaggtcggggtaaaatccaatggagaggaggacattgtacagggtagcaaggacagacaggaaggattggggggggggggttccttgaggtggcgataggtgacgccatcatgaccaggggcagtgttgcgtttggagtggaggacgagtgtgatgtcttgtgtggtgatgggagtgttgatgtctgaggggggtaaccgatccaagtactggatgCTAGGGGCGAgtggggacagaggtgtcagtgcggtcaaggacggtggggaagagggagtaatcaaaatggggatcatcaggaatggagaagacctcggataggtgggaagcaaaatggttagctttactgaggttgtcaggaaagtgccgatcgtcatggaggatggggtaatgtggggtgggatggctaccagtaaggtggtggaaggctgaccagtgcttggaggagttgacagggagggtggagttgaggcatgtgcatgtctggcgccagtcccggcgtttctttgctgtaaggaggttccagatatgtcgctgtaattgccggtggcgggtgagagtatcccggtcacgagtgtggaggaaggagtggtagagcctgtgggattgtcgcagaaggacggcctgtggaggaagtgtagggtggtgagggtggatgagtttggtagggacatgagcctccacaatgtcagtgatggtcttctgaaggaaggaagaggcatgggtgacgtCATAGGGTagtgaaaggtgagggggtggctttcgatctgtaaggcaatggattcccggtaggcatcccaattggctcaatggtagtcatggacagactttggaggggcagctgggcgggtggctgcagtggcgggacgggtagaggagatggtaagaaggacagggagatggtcactaccaacggGATTGAGGACATCAATTgtgatgcgaccaaggaggttggaggAAGTGAGGATAACATCAGGGGTGGcgttactttcaggatgggtgtgctgtgggagaggaacaaggtcaccatggagggtggcaaggaactgatgatgccactgccgaagggtggcagggtcatggctgtggatTTTGAGGTCAGTGACGATcatataggtggagaaggtacggtcaacatgggaattgaagtcaaaggggagaggaacTGCGGGGCAGATAtaaatagtggcacaggtgatggtgagggagggaaaaaataggctgaggagaaggtgttcgatctggtcattgatgaggggttgtggccggacagggagatgcctgaggtggcctatagcgacccCGCCTCAGGCTAGGGAAGGGGATTGCCAGTGTGGTGGAGGAGATAAGGGGAGGTGtggacaacatggtggggttggaggaaggtttaatTAAAGatggagtcaacctggtgctgggagagggtatgcatgaagaggtatttgtttgcagggagggagaaaatgttgaggtagaggagactgTCGACGCGCCAGGAGGTTGGTGGTGGGAAGGGTGTGGgatggggagagaggggcttaaatgagggtgtctaggtgggtgaaggtaaagtgggactggttgtgggagtaggtggcataggtgtttaagtggaaaacagagtggGTGGCAAGGGAAAtatgctggagtgtgtgggggcactggaaggggtggatattctgcaggacgatggtgaggaaccggatgatgtcttctgctgtatgggaagggcggagggaattgttagggtggatgggtgggtcagtggggcgaacggggacagtgagttcagggttggtgggagggggcttggctttgcatttggaggaataggtggcgtgaggttcattgcaggtgttgcaggacagggggaggcgaggttgggacactgtttaaggaagtgggaggctttacaatgggggcaggtgggtgggttcttgcagttttgggtgaggtggtcgttgtacagaagacaacgctggcagcggtaggattgaagAGGGGAACggaacgggacgggtcaacagggtggtgGCGGTTGAAAGTCAGGGCTCCCtgtgtgaggaggtggtcgatggaggaagcggactctgtaaatatatgcatgaggaaagtagggccagaggagttgtaaatatggCGGGTGGAGTGGACTTCCAAtgtggggtgggcattcagttccgccaacacctcaccCTCCATGACCACAGGGCAGAGTTTTGTGATGATGGCAATGAGGTttggggctgacgaggagaggaggatgtaaggaatggagtgagggatgcatgggacccaaaggtgatgcggggaaggcgctGGAGGAGTTCAGTAtggaaggagggagagggagacttgatgagaagtCTCtttgagggataagttgggtgatgggtgcactggggatgtacttccggatttcaagggtgaggatgtgggcatccaggaatttcggatcagggttggctaggacaaaggtatacagggagggggctggagaggagggaggtggggtggtatgcATAGCAGGGTCAGTGGGAGATAGggtgggcagtggctttttggatgagagagtagaggagaggtcgccactgggctgtttggaagattttttggcgggtgttgtctgggaggagggatgagggactggatgggaggaggtgggaggcagggccctcctgtgaggcactagcaccggatgagagggtagggcgctctgtggcggcgactgtggcatGGCAGGCGATGACTCGGGCAGGAGAAGCAGGGGTAGTTGCAGGGGGAGAgagggaaagtcgtctcggcgggcgacaggagcggGAGGCGGGGGTGGTAGCAGGGACAGAGACagaggcaggagcaggagcaggagcaggagcagcagcagcaggaggagtgacatacaggtggggatacagtgatggggaggagactgtgagtaggggaggtggatgaaacgggttaatcccagaggaagcactccattaCGTTACAGtggggcaggtgaaggggaggtgtagatgatggtggtagttggggcgtccatgattgcaggcagcagcgaacaccgagagacggtgGCAGCAGAAGAAGCAGCGAGCACTGAGAGACGACGGCGGCAGCAGAAGAAGCGgtgagcaccgagagacggcgaccaggtggcggcagaagaagcggcgagcaccgagagacggcggcatcGGCGGCGCCAGAAGAAggggcgagcaccgagagacggcggcatcGGCGGCGCCAGAAGAAggggcgagcaccgagagacggcgtcagcggcggcgccagaagaagcggcgagcaccgagagacggcgtcagcggcggcgccagaagaagcggcgagcaccgagagacggcgtcagcggcggcgccagaagaagcggcgagtaccgagagacggcgtcagcggcggcgccagaagaagtggcgagcaccgagagacggcgtcagcggcggcgccagaagaagcggtgagcaccgagagacggcgtcagcggcggcgccagaagaagtggcgagcaccgagagacggcgtcagcggcggcgccagaagaagtggcgagcaccgagagacggcgtcagcggcggcgccagaagcggcgagcaccgagagacggcgtcagcggcggcgccagaagaagcggcgagcaccgagagacggcgtcagcggcggcgccagaagcggcgagcaccgagagacggcgtcagcggcggcgccggaagaagcggcgagcaccgagagacggcgtcagcggcggcgccagaagaagcggcgagcaccgagagacggcgtcagcggcggcgccagaagaagcggcgagcaccgagagacggcgtcagcggcggcgccagaagaagcggcgagcaccgagagacggcgtcagcggcggcgccagAAGCGGCGAGTACCGagagatggcggcggcggcggcagaagcagcgagcaccgagagacggcgtcagcggcggcgccagaagaagcggcgagcaccgagagacggcgtcagcggcggcgccagaagaagcggcgagcaccgagagacggcgtcagcggcggcgccagAAGCGGCGAGTACCGagagatggcggcggcggcggcagaagcagcgagcaccgagagacggcgtcagcggcggcgccagaagaagcagcgagcaccgagagacggcgtcagcggcggcgccagaagaagcggcgagcaccgagagacggcgtcagcggcggcgccagaagaagcggcgagcaccgagagacggcgtcagcggcggcgccagAAGCGGCGAGTaccgagagacggcgtcagcggcggcgccaaaagaagcggcgagcaccgagagacggcgtcagcggcggcgccagaagcggcgagcaccgagagacggcgtcagcggcggcgccagaagaagcggcgagcaccgagagacggcgtcagcggcggcgccagaagaagcggcgagcaccgagagacggcgtcagcggcggcgccagaagaagcggcgagcaccgagagacggcgtcagcggcggcgccagaagaagcggcgagcaccgagagacggcgtcagcggcggcgccagAAGCGGCGAGTACCGagagatggcggcggcggcggcagaagcagcgagcaccgagagacggcgtcagcggcggcgccagaagaagcggcgagcaccgagagacggcgtcagcggcggcgccagaagaagcggcgagcaccgagagacggcgtcagcggcggcgccagAAGCGGCGAGTACCGagagatggcggcggcggcggcagaagcagcgagcaccgagagacggcgtcagcggcggcgccagaagaagcagcgagcaccgagagacggcgtcagcggcggcgccagaagaagcggcgagcaccgagagacggcgtcagcggcggcgccagaagaagcggcgagcaccgagagacggcgtcagcggcggcgccagaagaagcggcgagcaccgagagacggcgtcagcggcggcgccagaagaagtggcgagcaccgagagacggcgtcagcggcggcgccagaagaagtggcgagcaccgagagacggcgtcagcggcggcgccagaagaagcggcgagcaccgagagacggcgtcagcggcggcgccagaagaagtggcgagcaccgagagacggcgtcagcggcggcgccagaagaagcggcgagcaccgagagacggcgtcagcggcggcgtcagaagaagcggcgagcaccgagagacggcgtcagcggcggcgccagaagaagcggcgagcaccgagagacggcgtcagcggcggcgccagaagaagcggcgagcaccgagagacggcgtcagcggcggcgccagaagcggcgagcaccgagagacggcgtcagcggcggcgccagaagaagcggcgagcaccgagagacagcgtcagcggcggcgccagaagaagcggcgagcaccgagagacggcgtcagcggcggcgccagAAGCGGCGAGTACCGAGAGATggcgtcagcggcggcgccagaagaagcggcgagcaccgagagacggcgtcagcggcggcgccagaagaagcggcgagcaccgagagtcggcgtcagcggcggcgccagaagcggcgagcaccgagagacggcgtcagcggcggcgccagaagaagtggcgagcaccgagagacggcgtcagcggcggcgccagaagaagtggcgagcaccgagagacggcgtcagcggcggcgccagaagaagcggcgagcaccgagagacggcgtcagcggcggcgccagaagcggcgagcaccgagagacggcgtcagcggcggcgccagaagaagcggcgagcaccgagagacggcgtcagcggcggcgccagaagaagcggcgagcaccgagagacggcgtcagcggcggcgccagAAGCGGCGAGTACTGAGAGATggcgtcagcggcggcgccagaagaagcggcgagcaccgagagacggcgtcagcggcggcgccagaagaagcggcgagcaccgagagacggtgtcagcggcggcgccagaagaagcggcgagcaccgagagacggcgtcagcggcggcgccagaagaagcggcgagcaccgagagacggcgtcagcggcggcgccagaagaagcggcgagcaccgagagacggcgtcagcggcggcgccagaagaagcggcgagcaccgagagacggcgtcagcggcggcgccagaagaagcggcgagcaccgagagacggcgtcagcggcggcggcagaagaagcggcgagcaccgagagacggcgtcagcggcggcggcagaagaagcagCGTGCACCGACAgatggcgaccaggcggcggcagaagaagcggcgagcaccgacagacggcgaccaggcggcggcagaagaagcggcgagtacCGCGAGACGGCTACcaggcggcggcagaagaagcggcgagcaccgcgagacggcgaccaggcggcggcagaagaagcggcgagcaccgcgagacggcgaccaggcggcggcagaagaagcggcgagcaccgcgagacggcgaccaggcggcggcagaAAAAGCAGCGTGCACCGAcaggcggcggcagaagaagcggcgagcaccgagtgatggcggcggcggcagaagaagcggcgagcaccgagagacggcgaccaggcggtGGCAGAAAAAGCAGCGTGCACCGACAgatggcgaccaggcggcggcagaagaagcggcgagcaccgagagacggcgaccaggcggcggcagaagaagcggcgagtacCGAGTGATGGCGGGAGCGGCagcagaagcggcgagcaccgagagacggcgtcagcggcggcggcagaagaagcggtgaGCACCGAGAGACTGCGACCAGGCGGCGTCAGAAAAAGCAGCGTGCACCGAcaggcggcggcagaagaagcggcgagcaccgagagacggtgtcagcggcggcgccagaagaagcggcgagcaccgagagacggcgtcagcggcggcgccagaagaagcggcgagcaccgagagacggcgtcagcggcggcgccagaagaagcggcgagcaccgagagacggcgtcagcggcggcgccagaagaagcggcgagcaccgagagacggcgtcagcggcggcgccagaagaagcggcgagcaccgagagacggcgtcagcggcggcggcagaagaagcggcgagcaccgagagacggcgtcagcggcggcggcagaagaagcagCGTGCACCGACAgatggcgaccaggcggcggcagaagaagcggcgagcaccgacagacggcgaccaggcggcggcagaagaagcggcgagtaccgcgagacggcgaccaggcggcggcagaagaagcggcgagcaccgcgagacggcgaccaggcggcggcagaagaagcggcgagcaccgcgagacggcgaccaggcggcggcagaagaagcggcgagcaccgcgagacggcgaccaggcggcggcagaAAAAGCAGCGTGCACCGAcaggcggcggcagaagaagcggcgagcaccgagtgatggcggcggcggcagaagaagcggcgagcaccgagagacggcgaccaggcggtGGCAGAAAAAGCAGCGTGCACCGACAgatggcgaccaggcggcggcagaagaagcggcgagcaccgagagacggcgaccaggcggcggcagaagaagcggcgagtacCGAGTGATGGCGGGAGCGGCagcagaagcggcgagcaccgagagacggcgtcagcggcggcgccagaagaagcggcgagcaccgagagacggcgtcagcggcggcgccagaagaagcggcgagcaccgagagacggcgtcagcggcggcggcagaagaagcggcgagcaccgagagacggcgtcagcggcggcggcagaagaagcagCGTGCACCGACAgatgg
This window harbors:
- the LOC124605939 gene encoding trichohyalin-like yields the protein MDDSVVEAPVCTPSEEQPPLHAPGAVPMDGEQQLSQHHSPIAGVTPPSDSTAEEAVSTERRRPGGGRRSGEHRETAASAAPEEGASTERRRHRRRQKKGRAPRDGVSGGARRSGEHRETASAAAPEEAASTERRRQRRRQKKRRVPRDGVSGGARRSGEHRETASAAAPEEAVSTERRRQRRRQKKWRAPRDGVSGGARRSGEHRETASAAAPEAASTERRRQRRRQKKRRAPRDGVSGGARSGEHRETASAAAPEEAASTERRRQRRRQKKRRAPRDGVSGGARRSGEHRETASAAAPEEAASTERRRQRRRQKRRVPRDGGGGGRSSEHRETASAAAPEEAASTERRRQRRRQKKRRAPRDGVSGGARSGEYREMAAAAAEAASTERRRQRRRQKKQRAPRDGVSGGARRSGEHRETASAAAPEEAASTERRRQRRRQKRRVPRDGVSGGAKRSGEHRETASAAAPEAASTERRRQRRRQKKRRAPRDGVSGGARRSGEHRETASAAAPEEAASTERRRQRRRQKKRRAPRDGVSGGARSGEYREMAAAAAEAASTERRRQRRRQKKRRAPRDGVSGGARRSGEHRETASAAAPEAASTERWRRRRQKQRAPRDGVSGGARRSSEHRETASAAAPEEAASTERRRQRRRQKKRRAPRDGVSGGARRSGEHRETASAAAPEEVASTERRRQRRRQKKWRAPRDGVSGGARRSGEHRETASAAAPEEVASTERRRQRRRQKKRRAPRDGVSGGVRRSGEHRETASAAAPEEAASTERRRQRRRQKKRRAPRDGVSGGARSGEHRETASAAAPEEAASTERQRQRRRQKKRRAPRDGVSGGARSGEYREMASAAAPEEAASTERRRQRRRQKKRRAPRVGVSGGARSGEHRETASAAAPEEVASTERRRQRRRQKKWRAPRDGVSGGARRSGEHRETASAAAPEAASTERRRQRRRQKKRRAPRDGVSGGARRSGEHRETASAAAPEAASTERWRQRRRQKKRRAPRDGVSGGARRSGEHRETVSAAAPEEAASTERRRQRRRQKKRRAPRDGVSGGARRSGEHRETASAAAPEEAASTERRRQRRRQKKRRAPRDGVSGGGRRSGEHRETASAAAAEEAACTDRWRPGGGRRSGEHRQTATRRRQKKRRVPRDGYQAAAEEAASTARRRPGGGRRSGEHRETATRRRQKKRRAPRDGDQAAAEKAACTDRRRQKKRRAPSDGGGGRRSGEHRETATRRWQKKQRAPTDGDQAAAEEAASTERRRPGGGRRSGEYRVMAGAAAEAASTERRRGGRRSGEHRETVSAAAPEEAASTERRRQRRRQKKRRAPRDGVSGGARRSGEHRETASAAAPEEAASTERRRQRRRQKKRRAPRDGVSGGGRRSGEHRETASAAAAEEAACTDRWRPGGGRRSGEHRQTATRRRQKKRRVPRDGDQAAAEEAASTARRRPGGGRRSGEHRETATRRRQKKRRAPRDGDQAAAEKAACTDRRRQKKRRAPSDGGGGRRSGEHRETATRRWQKKQRAPTDGDQAAAEEAASTERRRPGGGRRSGEYRVMAGAAAEAASTERRRQRRRQKKRRAPRDGVSGGARRSGEHRETASAAAAEEAASTERRRQRRRQKKQRAPTDGDQAAAEEAASTDRRRPGGGRRSGEYRETATRRRQKKRRAPRDGDQAAAEEAASTARRRPGGGRRSGEHRETATRRRQKKQRAPTGGGRRSGEHRVMAAAAEEAASTERRRPGGGRKSSVHRQMATRRRQKKRRAPRDGDQAAAEEAASTE